The following is a genomic window from Planctomycetia bacterium.
ACGACACTTCCGGCGCGCTGGGCGCCCTGGGCATCAATACATTCTTCGGCGGCAGTGACGCACTGACCATCAAGTTGAACCCGACGATTGTGAGCGACCCCTCGTATATCGCCGCGGGCCAGTCCGGCCTGTCGGGAGACGGCGGCAATGCCACGGCACTGGCTTCACTCGCCGATACGGCGGTCGCCGGCCTCGGCGGGGTGTCTCTGAATGCATATTACAACGCAACCATGGCGGACATCGCCGTTCGCTCCTCCGGTGCGCAAAGCGCGCTCGATGCCAGCGGCATCGTCTTCGACTCACTGACCGCGCAGCGCGAGGCGGTCTCCGGTGTGAACCTCGATGAAGAGGCCGTCGCTCTGATTTCCTATCAGCGCGCCTACCAGGGCGCTGCGGAGTACATGCGTGTCGTGGATGAGATGTTACAGGTGCTTATCGGTCTCGTGAGGTAATGGATCGGCCGCGCTTTGCGGCATGACGTTCCCGGTCGCTTTTGACCGGCAAGGTGTTTGAGACAATGGCAATCCCCGGCGGTGGAATATCTCGAGTCTCGCATGGTCTGCAGACCTTCACGCTGCTGACCCGCCTGCGCGACAATTCCCTGCGGCTCTTCCAGGAGCAGCAGCGCCTTGCCAGCGGCAAGCAACTCCTCTCGGTCAGCGATGATCCGATCGCCGCGACCAAGATCGCCCGTCTCAATCAGGCGCGCCAGGGCCAGGATCAAATCCTGACAAACCTTCGCCATGCCGACAAGCAACTGACCGCCGCCGACGCCGCTGTCTCAGACGTCGCGGACCTGCTCATACAGGCGTCGCGGATCGCCAGCGAGCAGGCGGGCAGCCTTCAGAGCACCGACGAAAGGGCGTCTCAGGCCGTGGTGCTCGATGGAATCATTACGCAACTGCAGAACCTCGGTAATCAGCAGTTCGAGGGACTCTACCTGTTCGGCGGGCGCAGCGTCGAAAACTCCCCGCTCAGCTCCACGCTCGGTCGCGTCACGCACGTTGGCGACCTCGGCCGGCGCAGCACGATCGTCGATACGGGCTTCTCGCAGCCGTTCGATGTCAACGTCGCCGAGGTATTCAATCTTAATGAGAACGTCACCGGGGGCATTGCGAACTTCAACGTTCAGCTCGCCGCCGATACGCGCATCTCGGATGTTAGCGGCGTGCTCAACGCAGGGGTTCGACTCGGTCCGATTCGAGTGACCCAGGGCGGCCCGCCGGTCACGTTTGACGTTGACTTCACCGGGGCGGACACCGTCGCGGACCTGATCGCACGATTCAACCAGGCCGCGGCCAATGCGGGCAGTTCGCTGACCCTCGGAACGAATCCGACCGACGCGTCGCGGCTCTATATCGCTTCCGCCCCTGGTGTCACCATCAATGTGAGCGACATCGGCAACGGCACGACGGCTGCCGATCTGGGCATTCGCAAATCCGTCGGCGCGGGCATCGATCTGGTCGGTGACGACGTTCAGCCGAAGGCGACATTGACGACGAAGCTGACCGATCTGGCGGTGGGTGGTATCAGTCTGCCCAGCGGTATCCGGATTACAAATGGATCGCTGTCCGCGACGGTCACATTCGCCGGCGCGACAACGGTCCAGGACGTGTTGAACGCTCTGAACGCGTCGAACGTCGGCATTCGTGCTTCCATCAACGCGGCCGGCGATGGAATCGAGATTCGCAATCTCATTGCCGGCACTCCGCTCGTCATCGGGGAAAACGGCGGCGTCGATGCCGCAACCCTGGGGATCAAGACGTTGAACACGGGCTCATCCCTTTCGAGTCTTAACGGGCTCAGAGGCCTGCATCCCGTCACCGGGGCCGATTTCCGAATCACTGACGCCAACGGCATAGCGTTCGACGTGGATGTCACCGGGGCCAAGACCGTTGGCGACATCATCAACGCGATCAACGCCGCCGCGGCACTTGCCGGCACCACGGTGACGGCGACTGTTTCCAACGCCGGCGCCGGCATCGCCCTTTCGGGCCCGGCAGGAGCGGGAAACCTGACGGTCGAGAAGCTGAACCTCTCGCCGGTCGCGGACGAATTGGGAATCCTCAAGACCGGCTCGGCCACGCTGCTTGAGGGTGACAACGTCGCGCAGAGTTATCAGTCGGGCATTTTCTCGGCGCTTTATCGACTGCGCGACGCGCTGGTCTCGGACAACTCATCGGAGATCACGGAGGCGGGTAGCCAGATCAACGCCGTACAGCGGCACGTTTCGTCGGTCGCCGGTCAGGTCGGCGCGGCCTCGAAGGCCATGCGCGCCCGGCTGGAGCAGACCGAAAACGCAGTGACAGCGACGGAAGTTCTTCTCTCTGATCTTGAAGAGGTGGACTTCACCGAGGCGGTCACGAAATTTCAGCAGGCCCAGACGGCGCTTCAGGCGAGTCTGTTGGCCGGATCGAAAACACAAAACCTGTCTTTGCTGGACTTCCTGCGGTAGCTGGAGCTGCCGCGGCATTGACGGGAGACACTGTTCGTCGCGACGAGTGATTTTTTATCAGGGCTTATCAGCGAGCCGAGAGTGGCGAGCGAGGCCGACGCGACGAAAGCTGGGGCCGCATGAGGCGGCCGGGAGCGAGTAAGTATGGTGATCGAAACATCAAGATTCGGCGGCATCGAAGTCGACGATCAGCGATTCCTCAATTTTCCCAAGGGCCTGCTCGGGTTCCCGGATGATCGTGAATACGCGCTGATTCAGACGGGCGAGCAGAGCGCGTTCTACTGGATGCAGGCGGTTCATCGGCCCGAGCTGGCCTTCGTCGTCTGCGACCCGCGCATGTTCATCCCCGACTTCAAGGTCGCGATCAAGCAGGAAGATCTCACGGCGATCGGCCTGGCCGATACGCACGGCTCGCAGGTGTTCGTCATCGTGAACAAGGTCGACAACGTGCTCACCGGCAACCTACAGGGTCCGCTGGTGATCAATGTGGCCACCCGCATCGGCAAGCAGCTTGTCATGTCGGAGAAGAAGTACACGACGCGGCACGTCCTGGTGGAAATCCCAGCGGGTCGGCAGATGGCGGACGTACGGACGGCCTAGGCAATCGGCCGCAAGCGCCGCTGACCGGCCTATGATCCGGTTGCGGCCGGCGCGTCGTGAAGTGGTGGTCAGAGGACCACCCGACGCCCGGGCACTGAACAATGAGCCAGGGATGGCTCGATCTGTGCCGGGCACACCGAGACACGGATGTCTCTGTGTACATGGGAGTCGCGTGCAGCGACCCAAAGGAGTCAGGGATGCTGGTCTTATCACGTCAGCGTGATGAAACGATCATGATCGGAGACGACGTCGAGATCACGATCGTTGATATTCGAGGCGACAAGGTGCGTCTGGGCATAACGGCGCCGTCGCATGTTCCCGTGCATCGCAAGGAAGTCTACGACGCGATCCAGCGGGAGAACCGTGCAGCCGCCAACATCAAGCCCGAGGATTTGCCCCCGGATGGCGGCGACGCCGGGATAGATGAGTCGTTGCGTAAGAGGCCGCGCGGACCGCGGCACTGAAGATCGTAATCGCGCGTCGGGCGTATGTAGCCAGCCCCGTCGCGTATGTATGGATGAGCCGGCGCACTTGGTCGCCGGAAAGCAGTCAGGGAGGATTGTGACATGGCTCGGATAAACACGAACACGGCCTCGATTCTGGCGGCGCGCCAGTTAGGCCGATCGAACCAGGGACTTCAGACGTCTCTCGAACGTCTGTCCAGCGGGCTGCGCATCAATCGCGGCGCGGATGACCCCGCAGGCCTGATTATCTCCCAGAACCTGCGTTCGGAGATAGAAGGAGTGCGCCAGGCGATCAACAACTCGCAGCGCGCGTCGAATGTCGTGGCAACGACCGAAGGCGCGCTGAGCGAAGTGGCCTCGCTGCTCAACGATATTCAGGCGAAGATCGTCGAGGCAGCCAACGTCGGCGCCGTGTCGGATGACGAAATCCGCGCCAACCAGTTGCAGATCGACTCGGCCATCGCATCGATCACCCGCATTGCCAACACGACCACCTTCGGCGGGCGCAAGCTCCTGAACGGCTCCCTGGGCTATGTCACCAGCGGCGTGAACGTGACCAACGTGACCGACCTGCGCGTCAACGCCGTCCAGTTCGGCACGGCGAGCTACATCCCCGTCACGGTCAACATTGTGCAGTCCGCTCAGCACGCCTCCCTGCAGTTCCAGACGAGCGCCATCACCGCCGGAGTCACCCTGGAAATCGCCGGAACGAACGGCGTCACCACCCTCCCCTTCATCGCCAATACGACCGCCAGCGCCATCGCGGCCGCCGTCAACCTCATCAGTGATGCGACCGGCGTCAGCGCGTCGCTGATCAACCCGGCCAATGCCGCCAGCGGCATCTACCTGACTTCCATCGAGTACGGAAGCGACGCCTTCGTGCAGGTCAGCGAGATCGGATCGACTCCCAACGTCTTCACCACCGTCGATGCCAACGGCGATCAGGTGAAACGTGACATCGGTCGAGATGCCTCTGCCACCATTAACGGCGCAAGCGCACTGGGACGAGGCCTGGACGTTTTCCTCAATACGACGGGTCTGGGAATCGAACTTCGGCTGAGGGAGTCGTTCAACACAATCGGCTCGACCTCCTTTGCCATTACCGGCGGCGGCGCCACGTTTCAACTGGGGTCCGGCGTCGATTCCAATCAACAGGTCAACATCGGTGTGCAGTCCACCGCGGCATCCGGGCTGGGCAACGGCACGGTCGGCTATCTCGCGGACATTGCCAGCGGCGGACAGTCGAGTCTTGTCGGCGGAAATTCCGCGGACGCGGCGAAGATCGTCGCGGAAGCCATTCGCCAGGTGTCGGTCCTGCGAGGACGACTCGGCGCCTTCGAGAAGAACACCGTCGATACCAACATCAACCAGTTGCAAATCACGCTGGAGAATCTGACCTCGGCGGAGTCGACGATCCGCGATCTGGATTTCGCTCAGGAAACCAGCGCCCTGACCCGATCGCAGATTCTCGTCAGTGCGGGAACCAGTATTCTCGCCATTGCCAATCAGACGCCGCAGACGGTGCTCTCGCTTCTCCAGTAGTCGGGATTGAAGCTTGATGCGACCGTTCCGGACCTCTTTCGGGTGAGCCCCTTGCCCTGAAAGAGCCTCGGAGCCCCAATTTTGGGCACAAATCGCGGTTCCCAGGGTGCCGTCCGGTCGGCCGGCGCGTTATAATCCGGGCTAACCATTGAGGGGGTATGCCCGCGCGGCCCATTGTGTACGCCGCCACGCCGCTTACCGAATGTACCGACTAAAGCGAGGATCAGAATGAGGAACCCAGGGAAGAGCACACTCTTAATCGCAGGAATTATCGTCGCAGTGGCCGCGGAACTCACCCATGCCGCTGGTCCGACGCCGCTGACGACCGTCCGAATCTATCCGCCCGACGCCAGTACATCGCAGTTGTATCGGCCCGTCTTTCTGACCTCTCCGCCCGGCGATACGAGTCGCCTCTTTATCGTGCAGCAGAGGTTGTCAGCCGCCGCCACGACCCAGGGGCGGATCCGCGTTCTGAACAAGAGCACCAATGCCTTCATCGGAACCAGTTTTCTGGACACGAGCGGGCAAAACAGCGGCAATGAAGAAGGACTCCTTGGGTTGGCCTTCCATCCCGACTTCTACGCCGATGCGCCCAACGTCAATCGCGGCGCGTTCTTCATTTACATTACACAGGGCGGGAATAACCACGTCATCCGCTACACGACGACGGGTCAGGATCCCAACGCCAACACAGCCAACCCAGCCAGCGCTCAAACCGTCCTCGATTTGAGCCACCCGGGGAACAGCAATCACAACGGCGGTTGGATCGCCTTTGGCCCCGATGGCTATCTCTACATTGCAACCGGTGACGGCGGTGGGGCATGCGACTCCCCCGGCAATGCGCAGAGCATTAACTCGCTACTCGGCAAGATGCTCCGTCTTGATGTCAGTGTCGATCAGAATCCCGGCAGCTCGACCGTTTGGGGCTATTCGAATCCTCCGGATAATCCATTCGTCGGCGTCGCCGGCCTTGATGAAATCTTCCACTACGGCCTCAGAAATCCCTGGCGATGCAGCTTTGACCGCCTCACTGGAAATCTCTACATGGGCGACGTCGGTCAGAACGCTCGCGAGGAAGTCTCCCTGGCCCCCGCAGGCGTCGGCGGCCTTAACTTCGGCTGGGATCAGCGCGAAGGATTTCAGTGTTCTAACATCCCCTCAAGCAATTGCACCAGCGGTTGCAGCACGACGGGCAGGTTGAATCCCATCTGGGATTTCGTCTGGACAAGCGGCAGCGCGGTCACCGGCGGCTATGTGTATCGAGGCGAAAAGATCCCCGATCTCAAGGGAACATATTTCTACGCCAACTACAGCAACGGCTTAATCGCTTCGTTCGCCTACGCAGGCTCCTGCCCAGGCCCGGCCTTCCAGTGCAGTGCCGTGACGGCAGGCCAGGTGACGAATCGCAGCGCCGAGCTGGTCCCCACCGGGCCCATCGGCGGTCTGTCGATCGGCTCCATCGCATCATTTGGTGAGGACGCGGAAGGTGAGTTGTATCTCCTCGATTCGACTTCGCAGGGCGAAGTCTTCAAAATCGTCGTGAATTGCGCGGGCAGCATGCTGGCGATTTCCGACGATCCCGATTCACAATCCGCCTGCGAAGGCAGCACCGTCATCATGAGCGTCGGCGCCGGCCCGCTCCTGGGCGCCGCCACTTTCACCTGGAAACGCGGCGTGACCGTCGTCGGCGCCAATAATCCCACCCTGGTTCTCACGGGCGTCACACCGGCCGATGCCGGCGACTATACCTGCACCGTCGAGGACCAGTGCGCCATGGTCGTCAGCGCGATCGCCACGCTCACCATCGACACGCCGCAAATCGGAGACGTGAGCGCGGACTGTGTGATCGACTTGCTCGACCTGCCGCTCTTCGTCGATGTCCTCATCGGCGTGGATGTGGACGCGGGTCGCGTATTTCGTTCGGACATTGACGGGCTAAACGGCCCGGACGGCGCAGATATTCAGGGCTTCATCGATCTTCTCCTGCCCTGATTGATCGCGACGAGTTCATTCGCATGAATGAGGGCGATTGGTTAACATCCAATCGCCCTTTTTATGCGCCAAGAGATACCTCCAGCACGATCACTCGAGAATCTCGGCGCGCTATCGTCGCCGCCCGGCGATGATGGCGTGGCCCGGCGGCGTTGGGGACAGGTGGCGACACCGCGCCCGGTCGCCGACTGGATGACGAACTGGGCGTGCGCCGATCAGCCTCATCGCATCCTCGACCCGGCGGTAGGCGAGGGCGTATTCATCGAGTCCGTGCGAGATTTTTTTGGACAGCGCGGCCTCAAATGCCCCGTTGTGCATGGCTGCGAAATCGACGCGGACATTGCCCGTCGCCTCGCCCGGCGCAATCTGCCGCTCGAACTGCGACAGGTCGATTTTCTCCGCGCCCGGTTTGCATCGAGTTTCGACGCGGTGATCGCCAACCCGCCGTACGTCCGGCACCATTCCCACGCGTGCGATGAGGCGACACTTGCCGGGTTGGACCGTCTTTGCGGTGAACGACTTTCCCGCATGACCAATCTCTACGGGCTGTTTCTCATCAAGATCAGGTCGCTCCTTGCGCCGGGCGGGCGCGCCGCCGTCATTGCCCCGGCCGAGTGGCTGAACGCCGACTTTGGTGTGCCGATCAAGCGGCACCTCCTTCGAGAAAACGCCATTGAGGCGATCGTCCAATTCTCCCACGCCTCCGCCGTCTTCAGTGATGCCCTGACCACCGCCGCCATTGTTTTGATCCGCGGCGGCCGCCGTGCCGGTGATTCCGTACGACTGGCGATGGTCGATGACGCTGAGGGGTTGGCGAAGCTCGACCTCGATCGCGCGACCGAGCGAAGTCCCGGCGAGCTTGATCCCGCACAAAAGTGGTCGCCCATGATCGAGGGGCGCACCCGCCCGGCTCAATCCGCGCACACGCTGGCCGATATCGCGGATTGTTCGCGCGGCATTGCCACCGGGGCGAATGACTACTTTACGATGAGCGAGTCAACGCGACGCCGATGGAAGATCGATCGCCGTGACTTACGCCTCTGCATCGTCAAGGCGCGGCAGATTTCCGGCGATCGGTTTACGGCGATCGATCTGCGCGCTCTGATTGACGCCGATGAGCGCGTCTATCTCCTCTCGCCGCGAGATGCACTGTCGATTCCCGTGAACGAGTATCTTGCCGAGGGTCGTCGCCTTGGCATTCCCGAAAGATATCTCCCGTCGCATCGGCCCGTCTGGTTTCGCCCGGAGGTGCGCCGGCCCGCTCCGATCCTCGTCTCCGTCTTTGCACGCGGGCGATTCCGCTTCGTCGATAACAAGGCGGGCGTGCTGAATCTCACCGCGTATCACGGCATCTATCCCCACGACGATTCGCCGGCGCGGGTCGGCGCACTTGTCGATTATCTCAATTCGCCCGCAGCCGCGAGGTCGCTTGCCGATCATCGCCGCATCTACGGCGGCGGCCTCATGAAGCTTGAGCCCCGCGATGTCGAGTCACTCGAAATCCCCGATTGCCTGTATCATCCCTGCATCGCCCAGAAGCGCTGATCGGCACTGGAATCATTAAAGGATCATCATGCATTCAACTTCGCCTGCCGGGCCGGACCATGACGCAGCACCAGGGCCCCGCGGCACGTGGCGATTCCCGGCGACATTCTGGTTCGCCAATTTCGCCGAGCTTTTCGAGCGCGCCGCCTTTTACGGCATGTTCATCAGCCTCCAGCTCTACCTCGTCGGCGAAGTCGGCTTTACCGACGTGTCTGCCGGAACCGTTGCTGCATTTTTCTCGCTGCTGTTGTATCTGATGCCCGCATTCCTGGGGCCGCTTGCTGACAAGATGGGTTTCCGCGCCGCCCTCATTCTCGCCTTCGCGCTGCTTACCGGTGGATATGCCCTGCTCGGAGCGCTTCAGATCAAGGCCACCGTCGTCGTTGCCCTTGCCCTCGTCGTTCTCGGCGGGGCGATCGTCAAGCCGGTCATCTCGGGCACCGCCGCGAAATGCTCCGACGATTTCAACCGTGCCCGAGCGTTCTCGATTTTCTATTTCATGGTCAACATCGGTTCCTTCTCGGGAAAGACCATCGCCCCCTTCATTCGCCAGGGTTTTAATCTGCCCGGCTTCGGCCACTTCGAGCTCGGTATCCGCTATGTGAACTTCTATGCGGCGGCGATGGCGTTCATCGCGATGATCATTGTCGTCATTGCCTATCGCAATCCCGACACGGCCGGCGTCGGCAGGTCGTTCTCCGAGGTCTTTGATTCATTCCTGCGTGTGCTGGGCAACGGCCGATTCATGTGCCTGATCGTCATCGTCGCCGGGTTCTGGACGATTCAGGGCCAGCTTTATGCCGCCATGCCGGCCTACATCATTCGACTGGTCGGCGAACAGGCCCGGCCCGAGTGGCTGGCGAACATCAATCCCTTCGTGGTGGTGACGTGCGTCGTCTTCATTACGCACCTCGTGCGCAACGTGAAGCCGGAGAACTCCATCGCCATCTCGCTGGCCATCATCCCTTTTTCTGCTTTGTCGATGGCCCTCGCCCCCATCCTTCAGCGCGCGACGGGCAATTCTGTCGACATTTTCGGCTTCGCCATGCACCCGATCACGGTGATGGCCATCTTCGGCATCGCGGCGCAGGGATTGGGCGAGTGTTTCCTCTCGCCGAAGTTCATGGAATATGCCTCGAAGCAGGCGCCCAAAGGCGAGGAGGGGCTCTACCTCGGCTTTCAGAATCTCCACTCCAGTATTGCGTGGTTCGTTGCATTTTTTCTATCAGGATTCCTACTCGATCGGTACTGTCCCGATCCGAACAAGCTCAAGGAAATCGATCCCGCCGCGTACGCACAATGGCAGGACGCCATCGCAGGCAACGGCCCGATGCCGGAGGCGTACGCCAGCGCGCATTACCTTTGGTATGTCTACGCGGGAATCGGCGTGGTTTCGTTACTGGCCCTGCTGCTCTTCAAGTATGTGACGGCGAAACTCGATCGCCAAAAGGCAGTAGCCGCCGGCGGTCGATGAGCCGACTGAGAAGCACGGCCCAATGCGCGAGGGGGGAGTCGAACCCCCACGGGTTTCCCCACAGGATCCTAAATCCTGCGCGTCTGCCAGTTCCGCCACTCGCGCTGGTGAGGGGTCTTGTAGAAAGATTGTGGCGGGCCGTGAAAGCGGCGTCAATCAGTTGAGCAGTTCGACGAGGCCCACCGGTCGCGTGGGTTTTGGTGGACAATTCAAACGCGAACTCAGGAATCCGGAATTGGCTCTTGCTTCCGCGAGTTTTGGCGGCGCCACAGGCCGGAAAGCGATCGAGCCGGAGTCGAATCAATCAGCCGCCGATGCGAACACCCGTCGCGGCTGCCCCGCTAAGGCCGAAGTGAATTCGAGTGTCGCGCCAAATCGTGCTGATTCCCATTAACGTGCCCTGCGGCAGCCACTGATGCGGGTTGCTGGATTCCAAATCGCCCTGGGTTTCGGCGTGCCCATCGTGAAACATGAGATTTGTCTTGAAGGCGTTTGCGGGGGCTCCGAGCGGAGGTATCCCGCTTGAGTGCCGATATCCATAGACTCGGCCGTCAATAGGCCCAATGTAGCCGTTTCCGGGGGCACGAGAGCGATCCCACGAACGCGTGAAACTCGTATAAGCGCCGGCATCACCGAATGCACCGCCCCATGCGCCGCCGACCGACAAATCGTAGTCGGGCGGAATCTCGCTGCCGCTGCGTGCCTGGGAGAACCGCGAGCCGTCGGCACAGAATATTTTGTTTGACGGCACGCCAAGCTTCGCAGTGACGGGCTTCCAAGTCTTCGGGATTGACTCACTATGGCTGCCGTCGTACCAGGCGACGCCGGGCGACGATCCGTCGAGACCCTTAGTCTGGGCGTCGGCGGCGTCCTTGGCATACGCCATCAACTGATATCGCGAGGTGTTATAGCTGACCATTCTGCCGGTTCCGGCATCCACACCGCCTGGGAAGAAGGTCGACAAGAACTTATTTGAGCGACAAAGAAAGGCGGGGCTGGAGCGAAGCGCGTTGAACCGAGCCGCGACGCTCTCGTTCGATCCGTCGGCCAGGGCGATTCCCATGCCCATCAACTCCGCCATGGGGCCCATGAAATCCCATCGCTGAACCGCCGGACCAAATGCACCGCCCGCGCCGGCCAGATAGCCGCCGCTTCCGGCAGGCGCGCCAATGATCCAGTCCTCGTTATCAGCGGAATACGAGGCGGCGCCTTGTGCAACGCCCCTCATGCTGGCCATGCAAGCGACCTTCTCGGCTGCCCGGCGGGCGCTGGCGAGAGACGGCAGGAGAATCGAGATGATGAGGGCGATGATCGAAATCACCACCAACAGCTCGATGAGTGTGAAGGCGTTTCGCTTCATGATTCGCACGTTGCACCGCGTTGCTTGCCGCATGGCTGGTTCCTCGATTTCATCGTGAAGCCCCGACTTCGGGAGCCTCACCGGGGTCGCCTTGTCACTGGCTCGCCTGTCCCAACGCCGCCGCCATCATGTCTTCAGGCGGCGGAGGATTGTGCCCGACAACTTCTCGTCCACAGTCCGGGCAGATGGTCGGTTCGTGATTATTCGGATCCAGTCGGATATTAAGGATGACATAGGTCGGCTGGGCCTTGGCCGCCCATTCACCGTCGGGCCCCTTTGTCCAATAGCAGCGCTCGGCAGCGTAGCCCGACTGATTGCCGCACTTGGGGCACTCGATCGGCTCGCGGTCGCCTTCTTTGGGCGTGTAGTCGAAGACCGCCTTGCAATCGTTGCACATATAACCGCGGATGGATGCAAAGTCGGCCTGACTGTCGCCGGCGAGATTCTTCCATGCGATGCCAATGGCGACGAGGAAGATCACGACGGCGACGGCGATCTTAACTATCTTCTTTTTTGAATCGGGTTCCGGCGGCTGCACGAGTCGGTCACCTCAGTCGATATGGCTCACCCCAGGCTGCCGCTGCGGAATCTGCCAATGTGCGTCAATCCGGCAAGGCAACACAACTACCTACGGAATCATAGTTTCCCCTGTTTTGAGCGTCTGTTCAAGGGGGTACCTCGTTAATTCTGCATGAATCGGCCTCGGGAGGCGTGCCCATATTCACAGCCAAGCGGCGATACTCGAGCAATTTGGACGATCAGGCGCGTTCCGTCGTTCGGTAGATTCACCTGAAAAGGTGATATCCCCGCTTAGCTGAATTGACGTTTGCGCAGTGCTCGGAAGTCCCCGATCAAGGATTACGGGTGCCCGAGGCACGAAGTTCCAAGTGAAATGGCAACCTAGGGCGTAACGAAGTTGGCTTCGAGATCGGGGTCGGCTGCTTGGGCCCGGGCGGACATGATCCTGAGGACCGGTCCGAGCGAGAAATATCGACCGGGGCAGGCGGTCTTGTGGGTGACTCCCCCATGCGTGAGTATTTTGCTGTCGGGAATACCGCACTTGGCGGTGAGGAACGAGGAGAGTCGGGCAAGCGAGGCGAGTTGCTTTTGGGTCGGCGGATGTGCATCAAAATCGCCGATCAGGCAGATGCCGATGCCGTGCTCGTTGTAGTGATTGTTCGGCGTCTTGCAGTGAGCGCCGTGCTTCT
Proteins encoded in this region:
- the fliW gene encoding flagellar assembly protein FliW, translated to MVIETSRFGGIEVDDQRFLNFPKGLLGFPDDREYALIQTGEQSAFYWMQAVHRPELAFVVCDPRMFIPDFKVAIKQEDLTAIGLADTHGSQVFVIVNKVDNVLTGNLQGPLVINVATRIGKQLVMSEKKYTTRHVLVEIPAGRQMADVRTA
- the csrA gene encoding carbon storage regulator CsrA codes for the protein MLVLSRQRDETIMIGDDVEITIVDIRGDKVRLGITAPSHVPVHRKEVYDAIQRENRAAANIKPEDLPPDGGDAGIDESLRKRPRGPRH
- a CDS encoding flagellin, with amino-acid sequence MARINTNTASILAARQLGRSNQGLQTSLERLSSGLRINRGADDPAGLIISQNLRSEIEGVRQAINNSQRASNVVATTEGALSEVASLLNDIQAKIVEAANVGAVSDDEIRANQLQIDSAIASITRIANTTTFGGRKLLNGSLGYVTSGVNVTNVTDLRVNAVQFGTASYIPVTVNIVQSAQHASLQFQTSAITAGVTLEIAGTNGVTTLPFIANTTASAIAAAVNLISDATGVSASLINPANAASGIYLTSIEYGSDAFVQVSEIGSTPNVFTTVDANGDQVKRDIGRDASATINGASALGRGLDVFLNTTGLGIELRLRESFNTIGSTSFAITGGGATFQLGSGVDSNQQVNIGVQSTAASGLGNGTVGYLADIASGGQSSLVGGNSADAAKIVAEAIRQVSVLRGRLGAFEKNTVDTNINQLQITLENLTSAESTIRDLDFAQETSALTRSQILVSAGTSILAIANQTPQTVLSLLQ
- a CDS encoding PQQ-dependent sugar dehydrogenase, giving the protein MAAELTHAAGPTPLTTVRIYPPDASTSQLYRPVFLTSPPGDTSRLFIVQQRLSAAATTQGRIRVLNKSTNAFIGTSFLDTSGQNSGNEEGLLGLAFHPDFYADAPNVNRGAFFIYITQGGNNHVIRYTTTGQDPNANTANPASAQTVLDLSHPGNSNHNGGWIAFGPDGYLYIATGDGGGACDSPGNAQSINSLLGKMLRLDVSVDQNPGSSTVWGYSNPPDNPFVGVAGLDEIFHYGLRNPWRCSFDRLTGNLYMGDVGQNAREEVSLAPAGVGGLNFGWDQREGFQCSNIPSSNCTSGCSTTGRLNPIWDFVWTSGSAVTGGYVYRGEKIPDLKGTYFYANYSNGLIASFAYAGSCPGPAFQCSAVTAGQVTNRSAELVPTGPIGGLSIGSIASFGEDAEGELYLLDSTSQGEVFKIVVNCAGSMLAISDDPDSQSACEGSTVIMSVGAGPLLGAATFTWKRGVTVVGANNPTLVLTGVTPADAGDYTCTVEDQCAMVVSAIATLTIDTPQIGDVSADCVIDLLDLPLFVDVLIGVDVDAGRVFRSDIDGLNGPDGADIQGFIDLLLP
- a CDS encoding N-6 DNA methylase, whose amino-acid sequence is MATPRPVADWMTNWACADQPHRILDPAVGEGVFIESVRDFFGQRGLKCPVVHGCEIDADIARRLARRNLPLELRQVDFLRARFASSFDAVIANPPYVRHHSHACDEATLAGLDRLCGERLSRMTNLYGLFLIKIRSLLAPGGRAAVIAPAEWLNADFGVPIKRHLLRENAIEAIVQFSHASAVFSDALTTAAIVLIRGGRRAGDSVRLAMVDDAEGLAKLDLDRATERSPGELDPAQKWSPMIEGRTRPAQSAHTLADIADCSRGIATGANDYFTMSESTRRRWKIDRRDLRLCIVKARQISGDRFTAIDLRALIDADERVYLLSPRDALSIPVNEYLAEGRRLGIPERYLPSHRPVWFRPEVRRPAPILVSVFARGRFRFVDNKAGVLNLTAYHGIYPHDDSPARVGALVDYLNSPAAARSLADHRRIYGGGLMKLEPRDVESLEIPDCLYHPCIAQKR
- a CDS encoding MFS transporter — its product is MHSTSPAGPDHDAAPGPRGTWRFPATFWFANFAELFERAAFYGMFISLQLYLVGEVGFTDVSAGTVAAFFSLLLYLMPAFLGPLADKMGFRAALILAFALLTGGYALLGALQIKATVVVALALVVLGGAIVKPVISGTAAKCSDDFNRARAFSIFYFMVNIGSFSGKTIAPFIRQGFNLPGFGHFELGIRYVNFYAAAMAFIAMIIVVIAYRNPDTAGVGRSFSEVFDSFLRVLGNGRFMCLIVIVAGFWTIQGQLYAAMPAYIIRLVGEQARPEWLANINPFVVVTCVVFITHLVRNVKPENSIAISLAIIPFSALSMALAPILQRATGNSVDIFGFAMHPITVMAIFGIAAQGLGECFLSPKFMEYASKQAPKGEEGLYLGFQNLHSSIAWFVAFFLSGFLLDRYCPDPNKLKEIDPAAYAQWQDAIAGNGPMPEAYASAHYLWYVYAGIGVVSLLALLLFKYVTAKLDRQKAVAAGGR
- a CDS encoding prepilin-type N-terminal cleavage/methylation domain-containing protein, giving the protein MRQATRCNVRIMKRNAFTLIELLVVISIIALIISILLPSLASARRAAEKVACMASMRGVAQGAASYSADNEDWIIGAPAGSGGYLAGAGGAFGPAVQRWDFMGPMAELMGMGIALADGSNESVAARFNALRSSPAFLCRSNKFLSTFFPGGVDAGTGRMVSYNTSRYQLMAYAKDAADAQTKGLDGSSPGVAWYDGSHSESIPKTWKPVTAKLGVPSNKIFCADGSRFSQARSGSEIPPDYDLSVGGAWGGAFGDAGAYTSFTRSWDRSRAPGNGYIGPIDGRVYGYRHSSGIPPLGAPANAFKTNLMFHDGHAETQGDLESSNPHQWLPQGTLMGISTIWRDTRIHFGLSGAAATGVRIGG